One part of the Bradyrhizobium sp. CB1650 genome encodes these proteins:
- the lpxA gene encoding acyl-ACP--UDP-N-acetylglucosamine O-acyltransferase, producing MSKIDPTARVEGGAVIGEGTEIGPYCTIGPNAVIGANCRLIGHVTVIGHTSIGDDCVISPFAVLGGAPQDLSYKGEPTKLEIGSGCTIREGATMNVGTIKGGGLTRVGNGGYFMNNSHVGHDCMVGNNVIFATSATLGGHCEIGDSVYIGGLSAVHQFTRIGPQVMVGGVCGVRDDVIPFGLVNGQYAVLEGLNIIGMKRRKFTKQRLATVRTFYQRLFHGPGMFAERLEAVQSLAGEDPAIAEILSFIGKGKHRPLCLPAIAK from the coding sequence ATGAGTAAGATTGATCCCACCGCACGGGTGGAAGGCGGCGCTGTGATTGGCGAGGGTACCGAGATCGGGCCCTATTGCACCATTGGTCCGAACGCCGTGATCGGAGCGAACTGCAGGCTGATCGGCCACGTTACCGTCATCGGCCATACGTCGATCGGCGACGATTGCGTGATCTCGCCGTTCGCCGTGCTCGGCGGCGCGCCGCAGGATCTCAGCTACAAAGGCGAGCCGACCAAACTCGAGATCGGCTCCGGCTGCACCATCCGCGAGGGCGCGACGATGAACGTCGGCACCATCAAAGGCGGCGGCCTGACGCGCGTCGGCAACGGCGGCTACTTCATGAACAACAGCCACGTCGGCCATGACTGCATGGTCGGCAACAACGTGATCTTCGCGACCTCGGCGACGCTCGGCGGCCACTGCGAGATCGGCGACTCCGTCTATATCGGCGGCCTGTCCGCGGTGCATCAATTCACGCGCATCGGCCCGCAGGTGATGGTCGGCGGCGTGTGCGGGGTCCGTGACGACGTCATCCCGTTCGGGCTCGTCAACGGTCAGTATGCGGTGCTGGAAGGCCTCAACATCATCGGCATGAAACGGCGCAAGTTCACCAAGCAGCGTCTTGCGACCGTGCGCACGTTCTATCAAAGGCTGTTCCATGGCCCCGGCATGTTCGCCGAGCGGCTCGAAGCGGTGCAGTCGCTCGCCGGCGAGGATCCTGCGATCGCCGAAATCCTCAGCTTCATCGGCAAGGGCAAGCACCGCCCGCTCTGCCTTCCCGCCATTGCGAAGTGA
- the lpxI gene encoding UDP-2,3-diacylglucosamine diphosphatase LpxI (LpxI, functionally equivalent to LpxH, replaces it in LPS biosynthesis in a minority of bacteria.): MTSAAPEIASPVGVVAGGGAMPFAVAESLAARGITPVLFPLRGACDPAQVEKFRHRWISVGQLGRAMRLFREEGCRDLIFIGTLVRPSLSEIRFDVKTLRLLGNVIRAFRGGDDHLLSGVGRLLEQDGFRMVGIKDVAPDLLMPEGCITRAWPADNAKTDIERGRAVLAALGPFDIGQAAVVIDGHVVAVEDIEGTDALLARVARLRAEGRIRAAAGRGVLVKAPKSGQDLRFDLPTIGPRTIEGVAAAGLAGIAVIAGNTIAAEPQAMIELADTKYLFVIGLPA, encoded by the coding sequence ATGACGTCAGCGGCTCCCGAGATTGCCTCTCCCGTCGGCGTCGTCGCCGGCGGCGGCGCCATGCCGTTCGCGGTCGCGGAGTCGCTCGCCGCGCGCGGCATCACGCCGGTGCTGTTTCCGCTGCGCGGCGCCTGCGATCCGGCGCAGGTGGAGAAATTCCGCCATCGCTGGATCTCGGTCGGCCAGCTCGGCCGCGCGATGCGGCTGTTTCGCGAGGAAGGCTGTCGCGATCTGATCTTCATCGGCACGCTGGTGCGGCCCTCGCTCTCCGAGATCCGGTTCGACGTCAAGACGCTGCGGCTGCTCGGCAACGTCATCCGGGCCTTCCGCGGCGGCGACGATCATCTGTTGTCCGGCGTCGGGCGCCTCCTCGAGCAGGACGGCTTTCGCATGGTCGGCATCAAGGACGTCGCACCTGATCTCCTGATGCCCGAGGGCTGCATCACGCGGGCCTGGCCGGCCGACAACGCCAAGACCGACATCGAGCGCGGACGCGCGGTGCTGGCCGCGCTCGGTCCGTTCGACATCGGCCAGGCCGCGGTGGTGATCGACGGCCATGTGGTGGCGGTCGAGGACATCGAGGGGACCGATGCGCTGCTAGCGCGCGTCGCGCGCTTGCGCGCGGAGGGACGCATCCGCGCGGCGGCGGGGCGCGGCGTGCTGGTGAAGGCGCCGAAGAGCGGCCAGGATTTGCGCTTCGACCTGCCGACGATCGGTCCGCGAACCATCGAGGGCGTCGCCGCCGCGGGCCTTGCCGGTATCGCCGTCATCGCCGGCAACACCATCGCCGCCGAGCCGCAGGCGATGATCGAGCTCGCCGACACCAAATATCTCTTCGTCATCGGTCTGCCCGCGTGA
- the gltX gene encoding glutamate--tRNA ligase, whose product MTDSVVTRFAPSPTGFLHIGGARTALFNWLYAKKHGGKMLLRIEDTDRERSTKEAIEAILDGLKWLELGWDGDVIYQFSRAARHREVAEQLLADGKAYRCYATAEELAAMREKARAEGRTRLYDGMWRDRDPATAPGNVKATIRLRAPQTGETVIEDQVQGRVVWQNENLDDLVLLRGDGTPTYMLAVVVDDHDMGVTHVIRGDDHLINAARQKQIYDAMGWTLPSMSHIPLIHGPDGSKLSKRHGALGVDAYRAMGYLPAALRNYLVRLGWSHGDQEIFSTEEMIAAFDLAGVGRAAARFDFAKLESLNGHYIRHAEDQSLVKMFEDVLDYVPGRGELKAKLNDTTRAQLLKAMPSLKERAKTLIELIDGAYFIFADRPLEPDATAAALLTGENRKLIGQLHSALEKVETWSAASTEAALRTFAEENSLKLGAVAQPLRAALTGRTTSPGIFEVLDVLGRQESLGRLRDQSTT is encoded by the coding sequence ATGACCGATTCCGTCGTCACGCGCTTCGCCCCCTCGCCGACCGGCTTCCTCCATATCGGGGGCGCCCGCACGGCGCTGTTCAACTGGCTCTATGCGAAGAAGCACGGCGGCAAGATGCTGCTCCGGATCGAGGACACCGACCGGGAGCGCTCCACCAAGGAGGCCATCGAGGCCATCCTCGACGGCCTCAAATGGCTCGAGCTGGGCTGGGACGGCGACGTCATCTACCAGTTCAGCCGCGCCGCCCGTCACCGCGAGGTCGCCGAGCAGTTGCTCGCCGACGGCAAGGCCTATCGCTGCTACGCCACGGCCGAGGAGCTCGCCGCCATGCGCGAGAAGGCGCGTGCCGAGGGTCGCACCCGCCTCTATGACGGCATGTGGCGCGACCGCGACCCGGCGACAGCACCAGGCAACGTTAAGGCGACGATCCGGCTGCGCGCGCCGCAGACCGGCGAGACCGTGATCGAGGACCAGGTTCAGGGCCGCGTGGTCTGGCAGAACGAGAATCTCGACGACCTCGTCCTTTTGCGCGGCGATGGCACGCCGACCTACATGCTCGCGGTGGTGGTCGACGACCACGACATGGGCGTCACCCACGTCATCCGCGGCGATGATCACCTGATCAACGCCGCGCGCCAGAAGCAGATCTACGATGCGATGGGCTGGACGCTGCCGAGCATGTCGCACATCCCACTCATCCACGGCCCGGACGGCTCAAAGCTCTCCAAGCGCCACGGTGCGCTCGGCGTCGACGCTTACCGCGCCATGGGATATTTGCCTGCCGCGCTACGCAATTACCTCGTCCGGCTGGGCTGGAGCCATGGCGACCAGGAGATCTTCTCGACCGAGGAGATGATCGCGGCATTCGATCTCGCCGGCGTCGGTCGCGCCGCGGCCCGCTTCGATTTCGCCAAGCTGGAAAGCCTCAACGGCCACTACATCCGTCACGCCGAAGATCAATCACTCGTGAAGATGTTCGAGGACGTGCTGGATTACGTGCCGGGCCGGGGCGAGCTCAAGGCCAAGTTGAACGACACCACGCGCGCGCAGTTGCTCAAGGCGATGCCGAGCCTGAAGGAGCGCGCCAAGACGCTGATCGAGCTGATCGACGGCGCCTATTTCATCTTCGCAGACCGGCCGCTCGAGCCCGATGCCACGGCGGCCGCGCTGCTGACGGGCGAAAATCGAAAGCTGATCGGCCAGCTTCATTCCGCGCTGGAGAAAGTCGAGACGTGGAGCGCTGCCAGCACGGAAGCGGCGCTGCGCACTTTCGCCGAGGAAAATAGTCTCAAGCTCGGTGCGGTCGCCCAGCCGTTGCGCGCGGCGCTGACGGGACGGACGACGTCGCCTGGTATTTTCGAGGTTTTGGACGTCCTGGGGCGCCAGGAAAGCCTCGGCCGGCTGAGGGATCAGTCTACGACGTAA
- the gltA gene encoding citrate synthase has protein sequence MDAKPSNKTATLTVGNKNYDLPILSGSIGPDVIDIGKLYGQSGLFTYDPGFTSTASCQSKITYIDGDAGVLEYRGYPIEQLAEHGDFLETCYLLLYGNLPTAAQKKDFDYRVTHHTMVHEQMARFFQGFRRDAHPMAIMVAAVGALAAFYHDSTDINDTKQRMIASMRMIAKIPTLAAMAYKYTVGQPFVYPKNSLGFAENFLNMCFAVPCEDYKVSPVLADALEKIFILHADHEQNASTSTVRIAGSSGANPFACIAAGIACLWGPAHGGANEAALNMLYEIGTVDKIPEFIAKVKDKNSEVRLMGFGHRVYKNYDPRAKIMQKMCHAVLKETGHGDDPMLKVALELEKIALSDQYFIDRKLYPNVDFYSGITLKAMGFPVSMFTVLFAVARTVGWISQWSEMIEDPQQKIGRPRQLYTGVAKRDYVPIDKR, from the coding sequence ATGGACGCAAAACCAAGCAACAAGACCGCGACGCTGACGGTCGGCAACAAGAACTACGATCTCCCGATCCTCAGCGGCAGCATCGGGCCTGATGTCATCGATATCGGCAAGCTCTACGGCCAGTCCGGCCTGTTCACCTACGATCCGGGCTTCACCTCCACCGCGAGCTGCCAGTCCAAGATCACCTATATCGACGGCGACGCGGGTGTGCTGGAATACCGCGGTTATCCGATCGAGCAGCTCGCCGAGCACGGCGACTTCCTAGAGACCTGCTATCTCCTGCTCTACGGGAACCTGCCGACGGCGGCGCAGAAGAAGGACTTTGACTATCGCGTGACCCATCACACGATGGTGCACGAGCAGATGGCCCGCTTCTTCCAGGGCTTCCGCCGCGACGCCCATCCGATGGCGATCATGGTGGCGGCCGTCGGCGCGCTCGCCGCGTTCTATCACGATTCCACCGACATCAACGATACGAAGCAGCGCATGATCGCCTCCATGCGCATGATCGCGAAGATCCCGACGCTGGCGGCAATGGCCTACAAGTACACCGTCGGTCAGCCCTTCGTGTATCCGAAGAACTCGCTCGGGTTCGCCGAGAACTTCCTCAACATGTGCTTCGCTGTGCCCTGCGAGGACTACAAGGTCAGCCCGGTGCTCGCCGACGCGCTGGAGAAGATCTTCATCCTGCACGCCGACCACGAGCAGAACGCCTCGACCTCGACGGTGCGCATCGCCGGCTCCTCGGGCGCCAACCCGTTCGCCTGCATCGCGGCCGGCATCGCCTGCCTGTGGGGCCCGGCGCATGGCGGCGCCAACGAGGCCGCGCTGAACATGCTCTACGAGATCGGAACGGTCGACAAGATTCCGGAATTCATCGCCAAGGTGAAGGACAAGAACAGCGAAGTCCGCCTGATGGGCTTCGGCCACCGCGTCTACAAGAACTACGATCCGCGCGCCAAGATCATGCAGAAGATGTGTCACGCCGTGCTCAAGGAGACCGGCCATGGCGACGATCCGATGCTGAAGGTGGCGCTGGAGCTCGAGAAGATCGCGCTCAGCGACCAGTACTTCATCGATCGCAAGCTCTACCCGAACGTCGACTTCTATTCGGGCATCACGCTGAAGGCGATGGGCTTCCCGGTCTCGATGTTCACCGTGCTGTTCGCAGTCGCCCGCACCGTCGGCTGGATCAGCCAGTGGAGCGAGATGATCGAAGATCCCCAGCAGAAGATCGGCCGTCCGCGCCAGCTCTACACCGGCGTCGCCAAGCGCGACTACGTGCCGATCGACAAGCGGTAA
- a CDS encoding nuclear transport factor 2 family protein has protein sequence MRDEADAVVSGIVAKWCAGFARLDAPALASLYSKNAFFFGSNPKLYRGRDGVADYFNGLPRWRSPSAVFSEVRAAHASPELINMAAIVSFDLGGERPDFSVKMSWVIQRENGDWKIVNHHASSRAPLI, from the coding sequence ATGCGAGACGAAGCCGACGCCGTCGTTTCCGGCATCGTTGCCAAATGGTGTGCCGGTTTCGCCAGGCTCGACGCGCCGGCGCTTGCCTCGCTCTATTCGAAGAACGCATTCTTCTTCGGCTCCAACCCGAAGCTCTATCGGGGCAGGGACGGCGTCGCCGACTATTTCAATGGCCTGCCGCGCTGGCGTTCGCCGAGCGCGGTCTTTTCCGAGGTGCGGGCGGCACACGCCAGCCCGGAGCTCATCAACATGGCCGCGATCGTCTCCTTCGACCTTGGCGGCGAGCGCCCAGACTTTTCGGTCAAGATGAGCTGGGTCATCCAACGCGAGAATGGCGACTGGAAGATCGTCAATCACCACGCCTCGTCACGCGCGCCGCTGATCTGA
- the lpxD gene encoding UDP-3-O-(3-hydroxymyristoyl)glucosamine N-acyltransferase, whose product MAQPTFFRKPPASALADVAALAKAQLVDPSRGGHIITGLASLDEAGPMHLAFFDNLKYADQLTATKAGACLVSPRFEARVPAHVAVLRVAQPFRAFVRVAREWHGDALRPQSSVGNDRIAPSAIIDPTARLEDGVVVDPLAVIGPEVEIGSGTVIGVGAVIGPGVKIGRDCDIGARTVIQCALIGNNVLIHPGCSIGQDGYGFVFFGPEGHLKVPQTGRVLIQNDIEIGAGTTIDRGSLRDTVIGEGTKIDNQVQIGHNVTIGRHCLLAAQIGLAGSLTIGDNVALGAKVGINNHLKIGDGAQVTAMSGVKDDIPAGGRWGGFFAKPTKQWFKEIIAVERLVQDSKADRKDEGQV is encoded by the coding sequence ATGGCGCAGCCGACCTTCTTCAGGAAGCCGCCTGCCTCAGCGCTGGCTGACGTTGCCGCGCTGGCGAAGGCGCAACTGGTCGACCCCTCCAGGGGCGGCCACATCATCACGGGCCTCGCTTCGCTTGACGAAGCCGGCCCAATGCATCTGGCTTTCTTCGACAATCTGAAATATGCGGATCAGCTCACGGCGACCAAGGCTGGCGCCTGCCTGGTGAGCCCGCGCTTCGAGGCCAGGGTCCCGGCGCATGTGGCCGTGCTGCGCGTCGCGCAGCCGTTCCGCGCTTTCGTCCGGGTCGCCCGGGAATGGCATGGCGATGCGCTGCGGCCGCAATCCTCGGTCGGCAATGATCGCATCGCACCGTCGGCCATCATCGACCCCACGGCGCGGCTGGAGGACGGCGTCGTCGTCGACCCTCTCGCCGTGATCGGCCCGGAGGTCGAGATCGGCAGCGGTACTGTGATCGGCGTCGGCGCGGTGATCGGACCCGGCGTCAAGATCGGCCGGGATTGCGATATCGGCGCCCGCACGGTCATCCAGTGTGCGCTGATCGGCAACAATGTCCTGATTCATCCGGGCTGCAGCATCGGCCAGGATGGCTATGGCTTCGTCTTCTTTGGGCCCGAGGGACACCTGAAAGTGCCCCAGACCGGCCGCGTGCTGATCCAGAACGACATCGAGATCGGTGCCGGTACCACCATCGATCGTGGTTCCCTCCGCGACACCGTGATTGGCGAGGGTACCAAAATCGACAATCAGGTCCAGATCGGCCACAATGTGACGATCGGCCGGCACTGCCTGTTGGCCGCCCAGATCGGGCTCGCCGGCAGCCTGACCATCGGCGACAACGTGGCGTTGGGAGCGAAGGTTGGCATCAACAACCACCTCAAGATCGGCGACGGGGCCCAGGTGACAGCCATGAGCGGCGTCAAGGACGACATCCCGGCCGGTGGACGCTGGGGCGGCTTTTTTGCCAAGCCGACCAAGCAATGGTTCAAGGAGATCATCGCGGTGGAGCGCCTGGTGCAGGACAGCAAGGCGGATCGGAAGGACGAGGGACAAGTGTGA
- the glnA gene encoding type I glutamate--ammonia ligase, with amino-acid sequence MFPKCATAKDLVKAIEDEKVQMIDLRFTDLPGVWQHFSVPPSAVSVDALEEGIGFDGSSIRGFQEIQESDMLVVADPTTAFVDPYSPAKTLVLICNIRDPVTGQSYSRDARYIAQKAESHLKGTGRADASYFGPEAEFFVFDDVRYGQGINYAMHEIDSSEGSWNTGAEETPNLGHKPRPKEGYFPVPPTDSMQALRTEMVLTMEQLGIQIEAHHHEVATGGQNEIDMRFTTLTRMADNLMIYKYVVKNTAHQHGKTATFMPKPLFEDNASGMHVHQSMWKGDTNLFYDKGDYAELSQLGRYYIGGLLTHAWALCGLCAPTTNSYRRLVPGYEAPINLVYSQRNRSACCRIPMYSPNPRAKRVEFRTPDPSCNPYLAFAAMLMAGLDGIDNRIDPGSPIDKNLYDLPPAEAKEVKSTPGSLDQALDALERDNAFLLRGDVFTADVIETWLDYKRKKEVDAIRLRPHPYEFHLYYDI; translated from the coding sequence ATGTTTCCGAAATGTGCAACAGCCAAAGATCTCGTGAAGGCGATCGAGGACGAGAAGGTCCAGATGATCGATCTGCGGTTCACTGACCTGCCGGGGGTATGGCAACATTTTTCCGTCCCGCCGAGCGCGGTGAGCGTTGATGCGCTCGAGGAGGGCATCGGGTTCGACGGCTCATCGATCCGCGGCTTCCAGGAGATTCAGGAGAGCGACATGCTGGTTGTCGCAGATCCGACGACGGCCTTCGTCGACCCCTATAGTCCGGCAAAGACGCTGGTCCTCATCTGCAACATCCGCGACCCCGTGACCGGCCAATCCTATAGCCGGGATGCCCGCTACATCGCCCAGAAGGCTGAATCCCATCTCAAAGGCACTGGGCGCGCCGACGCGAGTTACTTCGGCCCGGAGGCGGAGTTCTTCGTCTTCGATGACGTGCGCTACGGTCAAGGGATCAACTATGCCATGCACGAGATCGATTCCAGCGAAGGCAGTTGGAACACCGGCGCGGAGGAAACACCCAATCTGGGGCACAAGCCGCGCCCGAAGGAGGGATATTTTCCCGTTCCTCCGACCGACAGCATGCAGGCGCTACGCACCGAAATGGTGCTGACCATGGAACAGCTCGGAATCCAGATCGAAGCTCACCACCACGAGGTCGCAACCGGCGGCCAAAACGAAATCGACATGCGCTTCACAACCCTCACCCGCATGGCGGACAATTTGATGATCTACAAATACGTGGTGAAGAATACTGCGCATCAGCACGGCAAGACCGCGACCTTCATGCCGAAACCGCTGTTCGAGGACAATGCTTCGGGCATGCATGTTCACCAGTCGATGTGGAAGGGCGACACCAACCTGTTCTACGACAAGGGCGACTACGCCGAATTGAGCCAGCTCGGCCGCTACTACATCGGCGGGCTCCTGACCCACGCCTGGGCGTTGTGCGGGCTTTGCGCCCCGACGACCAACTCCTATCGGCGTCTGGTGCCCGGCTATGAGGCGCCCATCAACCTGGTCTATTCCCAGCGCAATCGCTCGGCCTGCTGCCGGATTCCAATGTACTCGCCGAACCCACGCGCAAAGCGCGTCGAGTTTCGTACGCCCGATCCCTCCTGCAATCCCTACCTGGCCTTTGCCGCAATGCTCATGGCGGGCCTCGATGGTATCGACAACCGGATCGACCCCGGCAGCCCGATCGACAAGAATCTTTACGACCTGCCACCCGCCGAAGCCAAGGAGGTGAAGTCGACACCGGGATCGCTCGACCAGGCACTCGACGCGCTCGAGCGCGACAACGCATTCCTGCTCCGCGGCGACGTCTTCACCGCCGACGTGATCGAGACCTGGCTCGACTATAAGCGAAAGAAGGAAGTCGATGCGATCCGGCTGCGACCACACCCTTACGAGTTCCACCTCTACTACGACATCTGA
- the lpxB gene encoding lipid-A-disaccharide synthase, translated as MMQSRDPKRRIFLVATEESGDRLGSALMKVLRQRLGDGVEFEGVGGRTMAREGLNSLFPIEELSIVGFAAVVQQLPKILRLIRQTADAVTATSPDALVIIDSPDFTHRVARRVRAKNPAIPIVDYVSPQLWAWRPGRARTMLGYVDHVLGLLPFEPEEYRKLRGPPCSYVGHPLIEQLSSLRPNVEEQKRRDADPPVLLVLPGSRRSEIRHHLEVFGAALGRLQAEGRAFELMLPTMPHLEATVREGVANWQIKPQIVVGEAERRAAFRTARAALAKSGTVTLELALSGIPMVTAYRVGAVEAFILRRAIRVPSVILANLVIGRDVIPEFLQENCTPENLAQALSEVLTDSPLRRQQVEAFAELDAIMSTGNKPPSVLAADIVLATMRKGRRAT; from the coding sequence GTGATGCAGTCGCGCGATCCAAAGCGAAGGATATTTCTGGTCGCGACGGAGGAATCCGGCGACCGGCTCGGGAGCGCGCTGATGAAGGTGCTTCGCCAGCGGCTCGGCGACGGCGTCGAGTTCGAGGGCGTCGGCGGCCGCACCATGGCGCGCGAAGGACTCAACTCGCTGTTTCCGATCGAGGAGCTGTCGATCGTCGGCTTCGCCGCCGTCGTGCAGCAATTGCCGAAGATTTTGCGGCTGATCCGCCAGACCGCGGATGCCGTGACGGCGACGTCGCCCGATGCGCTCGTGATCATCGACAGCCCGGATTTCACCCATCGCGTCGCCCGCCGCGTGCGTGCGAAGAATCCGGCGATCCCAATCGTCGACTATGTGTCGCCGCAGCTCTGGGCCTGGCGACCGGGACGTGCGCGCACCATGCTCGGCTATGTCGATCACGTGCTCGGCCTTCTGCCGTTCGAGCCGGAGGAATATCGCAAGCTGCGCGGGCCGCCCTGCAGCTATGTCGGCCATCCCCTGATCGAGCAATTGTCGTCGCTGCGGCCGAACGTCGAGGAGCAGAAGCGCCGCGATGCCGATCCGCCAGTGCTCTTGGTGCTGCCCGGCAGCCGGCGCAGCGAGATCAGGCATCATCTCGAGGTCTTTGGCGCGGCGCTCGGCCGGTTGCAAGCCGAAGGCCGCGCGTTCGAATTGATGCTGCCGACCATGCCGCATCTGGAAGCGACGGTGCGCGAGGGTGTGGCGAACTGGCAGATCAAGCCGCAGATCGTGGTCGGCGAGGCCGAGAGGCGCGCCGCCTTCCGCACCGCGCGCGCGGCGCTGGCGAAATCGGGCACGGTGACGCTCGAGCTCGCGCTGTCGGGCATTCCGATGGTCACGGCCTATCGCGTCGGCGCGGTCGAGGCCTTCATCCTGCGCCGCGCGATCCGTGTGCCCTCGGTGATCCTCGCCAATCTCGTGATCGGCCGGGACGTGATCCCCGAATTCCTGCAGGAGAACTGCACGCCGGAAAATCTCGCACAGGCGCTGTCCGAGGTGCTGACGGACTCGCCATTGCGCAGGCAGCAGGTCGAAGCGTTCGCGGAGCTAGACGCGATCATGTCGACCGGCAACAAGCCGCCGAGCGTGCTCGCCGCCGACATCGTGCTCGCGACGATGCGGAAAGGACGTCGGGCGACGTAG
- a CDS encoding glutamine--tRNA ligase/YqeY domain fusion protein, which yields MSTEPVATEVGRDFIRDIIQADLDQAKYKQIVTRFPPEPNGYLHIGHAKSIALNFGIAQEFPGRCHLRFDDTNPVKEEQEYIDSIQADVHWLGFDWGKNLFFASDYFDRLYEWAEKLIGDGLAYVDDQTQEEIRASRGTLTEPGKNSPFRDRRVEENLDLFRRMKAGEFPNGARVLRAKIDMASPNINLRDPVMYRILHAHHPRTGDKWCIYPSYDYAHGQSDAIEGITHSICTLEFEDHRPLYDWFIEKLPVPSEPHQYEFARLNLTYTLLSKRVLTQLVRDGHVAGWDDPRMPTIAGLKRRGVPPAAIREFVRRIGVAKANSVVDVGMLEFCIREELNRTAQRRMAVLRPLKVVIENYPEGQIEEIEAINHPDDPSAGARKIAFGREIYIERDDFMENPPKKFFRLSPGNEVRLRYAYFIKCTGVIKNEAGEVVELRCTYDPATKGGKAPDGRKVKATMHWLSAATSKPAEIRIYNQLFSNPSPDASNFAADLNPDSLDILSDARIEPSVAESNSTEPMQFERQGYFVRDKDSTPGKPVFSRTIGLRDTFAKEVAKG from the coding sequence ATGAGCACAGAACCGGTGGCGACTGAGGTTGGGCGCGATTTCATTCGTGACATCATCCAGGCCGACCTCGATCAGGCCAAATACAAGCAGATCGTGACCCGGTTCCCGCCGGAGCCGAACGGCTACCTGCATATCGGCCACGCCAAGTCGATTGCGCTCAACTTCGGGATCGCCCAGGAGTTTCCCGGCCGCTGCCACCTCCGCTTCGACGACACCAATCCGGTCAAGGAAGAGCAGGAATATATCGATTCCATCCAGGCCGACGTGCACTGGCTCGGCTTCGACTGGGGCAAGAACCTGTTCTTCGCCTCGGATTATTTCGACCGCTTGTACGAATGGGCGGAGAAGCTGATCGGCGACGGGCTCGCCTATGTCGACGACCAGACCCAGGAGGAGATCCGCGCCTCCCGCGGCACGCTGACAGAGCCCGGCAAGAATTCGCCGTTCCGCGACCGCAGGGTCGAGGAGAATCTCGACCTGTTCCGCCGTATGAAGGCCGGCGAATTTCCGAACGGCGCGCGCGTGTTGCGGGCGAAGATCGACATGGCTTCGCCCAACATCAACCTGCGCGATCCCGTGATGTACCGGATACTGCATGCGCATCATCCGCGCACGGGCGACAAGTGGTGCATCTATCCGAGCTACGACTACGCGCACGGCCAGTCGGATGCGATCGAGGGCATCACGCATTCGATCTGCACGCTGGAGTTCGAGGATCACCGGCCACTCTACGACTGGTTCATCGAGAAGCTGCCGGTGCCGTCCGAGCCGCACCAGTACGAATTCGCGCGGCTGAACCTGACCTACACGCTGCTGTCCAAGCGCGTGCTGACCCAGCTCGTCCGCGACGGCCATGTCGCGGGCTGGGACGATCCGCGCATGCCCACGATCGCGGGCCTGAAGCGACGTGGCGTGCCGCCGGCCGCCATCAGGGAATTCGTGCGGCGCATTGGCGTCGCGAAAGCCAACAGCGTCGTCGATGTCGGCATGCTCGAATTCTGCATCCGGGAGGAGCTTAACCGCACCGCGCAGCGGCGCATGGCGGTGTTGCGGCCGCTCAAGGTGGTGATCGAGAACTATCCGGAGGGGCAGATCGAGGAGATCGAGGCAATCAACCATCCCGACGATCCCTCCGCCGGCGCGCGCAAGATCGCGTTCGGCCGCGAGATCTATATCGAGCGCGACGACTTCATGGAGAATCCGCCGAAGAAGTTCTTCCGCCTCTCGCCCGGCAACGAGGTGCGGCTGCGCTATGCCTATTTCATCAAGTGCACCGGCGTCATCAAGAACGAGGCCGGCGAGGTCGTCGAGCTTCGCTGCACCTACGACCCCGCGACCAAGGGCGGCAAAGCGCCCGACGGCCGCAAGGTCAAGGCGACCATGCACTGGCTGTCGGCGGCCACATCGAAGCCGGCTGAGATCCGCATCTACAACCAGCTCTTCTCCAACCCGAGCCCGGATGCGTCGAATTTCGCCGCCGACCTCAATCCGGACTCGCTGGACATCCTCTCCGACGCGCGGATCGAGCCGTCGGTCGCGGAGAGCAATTCCACCGAGCCGATGCAGTTCGAGCGACAGGGCTATTTCGTGCGCGACAAGGACTCCACGCCCGGCAAGCCGGTGTTTTCGCGGACGATCGGATTGCGCGACACCTTTGCGAAGGAAGTCGCCAAGGGCTGA
- the fabZ gene encoding 3-hydroxyacyl-ACP dehydratase FabZ, giving the protein MDEAPVRFELVDINMILQTLPHRFPMLLIDRVINIRTDYSGIGIKNVTFNEPPFQGHFPDRPVYPGVMMIEAMAQTAGVIGIKSVEGTEKPRAVYFLTIDKCKFRKPVLPGDTIEYHMRSLGRRKAMWWFHGDAKVNGQVVAEADVGAMLTD; this is encoded by the coding sequence ATGGACGAGGCACCGGTCAGGTTCGAGCTCGTGGACATCAACATGATTCTACAGACGCTCCCGCACCGCTTTCCGATGCTGCTGATCGATCGGGTGATCAACATCCGCACGGACTACAGCGGTATCGGCATCAAGAACGTCACCTTCAACGAGCCGCCGTTCCAGGGGCACTTCCCGGATCGGCCGGTCTACCCGGGTGTCATGATGATCGAGGCGATGGCGCAGACCGCGGGCGTGATCGGCATCAAGTCGGTCGAGGGCACCGAGAAGCCGCGGGCGGTCTATTTCCTCACCATCGACAAGTGCAAGTTCCGCAAGCCCGTGCTGCCCGGCGACACCATCGAGTACCACATGCGTTCGCTCGGACGCCGCAAGGCGATGTGGTGGTTTCACGGTGACGCCAAGGTCAACGGCCAGGTCGTGGCCGAAGCCGATGTCGGCGCCATGCTCACGGACTGA